One Microbacter margulisiae genomic window carries:
- a CDS encoding cell division protein FtsX, with the protein MSHRASRQKKRFFNLHVISTISIAFVLFLIGLISILVIIGNDVSNYVKENVNMSVVIEDSISPHDLQVVQQLIQTMPGVKSYEYISKEQALKDHIRDLGENPADFLGYNPLLASFEVKLTSFYANTDSVSHIEKRLKKYAGVKQVIYQKDIIQLVNDNLTKTGYFLMGIAAILIFISTVLLNNTIRLSIYSKRFVINTMRLVGAKAWFIRRAFVWRYLWNGLIAAVIALALLGVAAYYVQIALGVNFNLYNLRVELMVSGVVVLFGLLISFFAALFAVNRYIRMRTNDMYFI; encoded by the coding sequence ATGTCACATCGTGCATCAAGGCAAAAAAAGCGGTTTTTTAACTTGCATGTTATCTCCACGATAAGTATTGCATTTGTACTTTTCCTCATAGGACTCATCTCCATACTGGTTATTATTGGGAATGATGTATCAAACTATGTGAAGGAAAACGTGAACATGTCAGTTGTCATCGAGGATAGCATTTCCCCGCATGATTTGCAGGTGGTGCAGCAATTGATTCAAACAATGCCTGGTGTAAAATCCTATGAATATATCAGCAAGGAGCAGGCCTTAAAAGATCATATCCGCGATTTGGGAGAAAATCCTGCCGATTTTCTGGGCTACAATCCTTTGCTGGCTTCTTTTGAAGTGAAACTGACCTCTTTTTATGCTAATACAGACAGTGTGTCCCATATCGAGAAACGGTTGAAAAAATATGCCGGCGTGAAGCAGGTTATTTACCAAAAAGATATTATCCAGCTGGTAAATGATAATTTAACCAAGACAGGCTATTTCCTGATGGGGATAGCGGCTATTCTGATCTTTATTTCGACGGTATTGCTGAATAATACGATCCGGTTGAGTATTTATTCCAAGCGGTTTGTGATTAATACCATGCGTTTGGTAGGCGCTAAGGCATGGTTTATCCGCCGGGCGTTTGTGTGGCGGTATTTGTGGAACGGACTCATTGCCGCTGTAATAGCGCTGGCGTTGCTTGGTGTTGCTGCCTATTATGTTCAGATTGCCCTTGGCGTCAACTTTAATCTGTACAACCTTCGTGTTGAGCTGATGGTTAGCGGGGTAGTAGTCCTGTTCGGATTGCTGATCAGCTTCTTTGCTGCCCTTTTTGCCGTAAACCGCTATATACGGATGCGAACTAATGATATGTATTTTATTTAG